In Achromobacter spanius, the following proteins share a genomic window:
- the tssB gene encoding type VI secretion system contractile sheath small subunit, with protein MANEGSVAPKERVNIVYKPATGDAQEQVELPLKQLVLGDFTLQETETPLDERKPIQVDKDNFNDVLKAQNLNLTLSVPNRLAEGESDEAIPVSLKFENLRDFEPDALVGQVPELRQLIELREALKALKGPLGNLPEFRKKLQALIQDEGARERLLGELGVQESDAESGKAKE; from the coding sequence ATGGCCAATGAAGGATCAGTAGCCCCCAAGGAACGCGTCAATATCGTCTACAAGCCGGCCACCGGCGACGCACAGGAACAAGTCGAACTGCCTCTGAAGCAACTGGTGTTGGGCGACTTCACGTTGCAGGAAACCGAAACCCCGCTGGACGAGCGCAAGCCCATCCAGGTGGACAAGGACAACTTCAACGATGTCCTGAAGGCGCAGAACCTGAACCTGACGTTGTCGGTGCCGAACCGACTTGCCGAAGGTGAATCCGACGAGGCGATTCCCGTGTCGCTCAAGTTCGAGAACCTGCGCGACTTCGAGCCTGATGCGCTGGTGGGCCAGGTGCCCGAACTGCGCCAGTTGATCGAACTGCGCGAAGCCCTGAAGGCGTTGAAGGGTCCGCTGGGCAATCTGCCCGAATTCCGCAAGAAATTGCAGGCATTGATCCAGGACGAAGGCGCCCGCGAACGGCTGCTGGGCGAACTGGGCGTACAGGAATCCGACGCTGAGTCGGGCAAGGCCAAGGAGTAA
- the tssC gene encoding type VI secretion system contractile sheath large subunit, with protein MSQESPQQQEGAQGAAQEGGSLIDQLIESTRVKPGDEAYSITRQGLEAFVAELLEPSRSQEKVSQGLIDEMIAGLDRKLCRQVDAIMHNEQFQKLESSWRSLKFLIDRTDFRENNRIEILNVSKQALLEDFEDASDITRSGLYKAVYTAEYGQFGGEPFGTIIGNYAFSPGGQDVKLLQSIASVAAMAHTPFIASAGPQFFGMDSFADLPNLKDLSAVFEGPQYTKWNAFRQTEDARFVGLTMPNFLLRVPYGDDTVPSKKFRYNEDVSGGNKDFLWGNAAFTFASRLSDSFAQYRWCANIIGPQGGGTVGDLPVYNYEAMGETQSKIPTEVLISERREFELAEQGFIALTMRKNTDNAAFFSANSVQKPKFFGNNKEGKDAELNYKLGTQLPYIFIVSRLAHYIKVIQRENIGTWKEKTDLESELNNWIRQYVADMDNPAPGVRSRRPLRQAEITVSDVEGDPGWYRVGLKVRPHFKYMGASFTLSLVGKLEKS; from the coding sequence ATGAGCCAGGAATCCCCGCAGCAGCAAGAAGGCGCGCAAGGCGCGGCACAGGAAGGCGGTTCGCTGATCGACCAGCTGATCGAGTCCACCCGCGTCAAGCCGGGCGACGAAGCCTATTCGATTACGCGCCAGGGCCTGGAGGCCTTTGTTGCCGAATTGCTGGAGCCCAGCCGCTCGCAGGAAAAGGTCAGCCAGGGCCTGATCGACGAGATGATCGCGGGACTGGACCGCAAGCTGTGCCGTCAGGTCGACGCCATCATGCACAACGAGCAATTCCAGAAGCTGGAATCCTCGTGGCGCTCCTTGAAATTCCTGATCGACCGCACGGACTTCCGCGAGAACAACCGTATCGAGATCCTGAACGTTTCCAAGCAGGCGCTGCTGGAAGATTTCGAGGATGCCTCCGACATCACGCGTTCCGGTCTGTACAAGGCGGTCTACACCGCCGAATACGGCCAGTTCGGCGGCGAGCCTTTCGGCACCATCATCGGCAACTACGCCTTCAGCCCCGGCGGCCAGGACGTCAAGCTGCTGCAATCGATCGCCAGCGTCGCCGCCATGGCGCACACGCCGTTCATTGCGTCGGCCGGCCCGCAGTTCTTCGGCATGGATTCGTTCGCCGACCTGCCGAACCTGAAGGATCTTTCGGCTGTTTTCGAAGGCCCGCAATACACCAAGTGGAATGCCTTCCGCCAAACGGAAGACGCGCGCTTCGTGGGCCTGACGATGCCCAACTTCCTGCTGCGCGTGCCCTACGGCGACGATACCGTGCCCAGCAAGAAGTTCCGCTACAACGAAGACGTGTCGGGCGGGAACAAGGATTTCCTGTGGGGCAACGCGGCGTTCACCTTCGCCAGCCGCCTGTCGGACAGCTTCGCGCAGTACCGCTGGTGCGCCAACATCATCGGGCCCCAGGGTGGCGGCACGGTGGGCGATCTGCCGGTCTACAACTACGAGGCCATGGGTGAAACCCAGAGCAAGATCCCGACCGAAGTGCTGATATCGGAACGCCGGGAATTCGAACTGGCCGAGCAGGGATTCATCGCGCTGACCATGCGCAAGAACACCGACAACGCGGCGTTCTTCTCGGCCAACTCGGTGCAGAAACCCAAGTTCTTCGGCAACAACAAGGAAGGCAAGGACGCGGAGCTTAACTACAAGCTGGGCACGCAACTGCCCTACATCTTCATCGTCAGCCGCCTTGCGCACTACATCAAGGTGATCCAGCGCGAAAACATCGGTACCTGGAAGGAAAAGACCGACCTGGAATCGGAGTTGAACAACTGGATTCGCCAATACGTGGCCGATATGGACAACCCGGCGCCGGGCGTGCGTAGCCGCCGTCCGCTGCGCCAGGCGGAAATCACGGTATCGGACGTGGAGGGAGATCCCGGCTGGTATCGCGTGGGCCTGAAGGTTCGTCCCCATTTCAAGTACATGGGTGCGTCTTTC
- the tssA gene encoding type VI secretion system protein TssA, which translates to MSAVLFDRDVGQQPIQADHPAGVSPRDGEAFAALKAHIDQLTDIHASTAVDWTSVVALANGILKQEGKDLAVGTWLAAGLLETAGLTGLGEGIRVLRDLVATYWEDMSPAVTRMRGRRNQIQWLLDHLNERLQAGRDSYPAMPAAAHAAMLEDWEALDSEWQRHDDEAPAFYGLRSALRNLPVEAPAQPEPVVDAAPQQAPAIAPVAAQAAVSRSAAPPPAAGIAAPPAAGADPGAAADAALTGLRPLVDWYLQTQPTLPLLFRLNRVCAWATLEQTPPAQGGVTLLMPPPLQIVSSFEQIAQTGEPQAVVQFAESHLITHRYWLDLNRASHAALTRLGAADAAACVGFETGRLVARLPQLAGMKFNDGQPFADAQTLAWLESFTGAGEGASTTHDDADDLQSLSSAAEADAAAGRLDDALDRLQEAARRTEGLRKRFRLRLAQCALLHRFDDRADIRALMSPLIDELDAHRLQQWEPELARQALALAAAVELRYGAEDAGPSHPLLAKLASLDCRAAWQLSQSTAAA; encoded by the coding sequence GTGTCTGCAGTGCTTTTCGACCGTGATGTAGGGCAGCAACCCATACAAGCCGACCACCCCGCCGGCGTTAGCCCGCGCGATGGTGAAGCATTCGCGGCACTGAAGGCGCACATCGACCAGTTGACCGACATCCACGCAAGCACCGCCGTGGACTGGACATCGGTTGTCGCGCTGGCCAACGGCATCCTCAAGCAGGAAGGCAAGGATCTGGCGGTCGGCACCTGGCTCGCCGCCGGCCTGCTTGAAACGGCAGGCCTGACGGGCCTGGGCGAAGGCATCCGTGTCTTGCGCGACCTGGTCGCGACCTACTGGGAAGACATGTCGCCCGCCGTCACCCGCATGCGCGGCCGACGCAATCAGATCCAGTGGTTGCTGGACCATTTGAACGAGCGCCTGCAGGCGGGGCGCGACAGCTACCCCGCAATGCCGGCCGCCGCGCACGCGGCCATGCTTGAAGATTGGGAAGCGCTGGACAGCGAATGGCAGCGTCACGATGACGAAGCCCCTGCCTTCTACGGCTTGCGTTCCGCCCTGCGGAATTTGCCGGTCGAGGCGCCTGCGCAACCTGAGCCCGTCGTTGACGCCGCGCCACAGCAGGCGCCCGCTATCGCGCCCGTCGCCGCGCAGGCCGCAGTCAGCCGGTCCGCCGCGCCGCCCCCTGCCGCCGGCATCGCGGCGCCCCCTGCCGCAGGGGCTGATCCGGGGGCTGCCGCCGATGCGGCACTGACCGGCCTGCGCCCGCTGGTTGACTGGTATCTGCAGACGCAGCCCACGCTGCCCTTGCTGTTTCGCCTGAATCGTGTGTGCGCCTGGGCCACGCTGGAACAGACACCGCCTGCGCAAGGCGGCGTCACCTTGCTGATGCCGCCGCCCTTGCAAATCGTCAGCAGCTTCGAGCAGATCGCGCAGACCGGCGAACCGCAGGCCGTCGTGCAGTTCGCGGAGTCGCACCTGATCACGCATCGCTATTGGCTGGACCTGAACCGCGCAAGCCATGCCGCGCTGACCCGCCTGGGCGCCGCCGATGCCGCGGCCTGCGTCGGGTTCGAGACTGGCCGCCTGGTCGCCCGACTGCCCCAACTGGCCGGCATGAAATTCAACGATGGCCAGCCTTTCGCTGACGCCCAGACGCTTGCCTGGCTGGAGAGCTTCACCGGTGCTGGTGAAGGCGCGTCCACCACGCACGACGACGCCGACGACCTGCAATCGCTTTCCTCGGCCGCCGAGGCCGATGCGGCTGCCGGACGCCTGGACGATGCCCTGGACCGCCTGCAAGAAGCTGCGCGCCGCACGGAAGGGCTGCGCAAGCGCTTTCGCCTGCGGCTGGCGCAATGCGCGCTGCTGCACCGCTTCGACGACCGTGCGGATATTCGCGCGCTGATGTCCCCCCTGATTGATGAACTCGACGCCCACCGCCTGCAGCAATGGGAACCGGAGCTTGCCCGGCAAGCCCTTGCACTGGCGGCGGCCGTCGAACTGCGATACGGCGCGGAAGACGCCGGGCCCTCCCATCCCTTGCTGGCCAAGCTGGCCAGCCTGGATTGCCGGGCCGCCTGGCAACTTTCGCAGTCAACCGCCGCCGCCTGA